The Streptomyces nigra genome includes the window TGCTGGGCACGGGCACGCTGTTCGGCTATCTGCTGCACGGGTTCGTGGCGCAGGCGGCCGGGCGTTTCGGCTGGTACGACCCGGCGTGGGTCCACACGCCGGGTGGCGCGCTGGTGGTGACCGCCGTCGCCGCGACCGTCGTGACGCTGCTGTGCACCCCGCCCGTCCGGCACGCCCTGCGCTGGGTGGTCGAGCCCCGGATGCCGTGGCTGTTCCGGCGGGACCCCGCCTAGGGTTCACGCACGAGCGAGGCCACGTGGGCGGTGACCGTGTCGAGGATGCCGGTCCAGGCGGCGTCGTCGCCGAGGACGAGGTAGTTGAGGGTGAGGCCGTCGGTCATGGCGGCCAGATAGCGGGCGAGGACCGGGACGGGGACCCGCAGGCGCAGGCCCATCGTGGCGCTGAGCTGGTCGATCAGGTCGGTGTAGACGGCGGCGTACAGCTCGTACTGGTGCCGGGCCAGATGCTCGAAGCCGGGCTGGCGCAGGGCGTACTGGGTCAGCTCGTAGGTGAGCATGTGCTCGTCCGGGTGGGCGCGGACGTGGTCCCAGTACGCCTGGAAGCCCGCGCGGACGGTGTCCTCGAGGGTCGTCCGGGGGCGCAGGGCCTCCTTCACCACGCCCGCGTAGTGGTCGGTGATGGTGGTGATGACGGACTCGATCAGCTCCTGCTTGGAGTCGAAGCAGTAGTGGAACACGCTCAGCGAGACATCCGCCTCGGCGGCGATGGACCGGGTCGTCGTCCGGGGGACGCCGTCCCGGGCCATCGCTCTGATCGCCGCCTCGGTGAGCTGTCGCCGCCGTTCGGCGGACGGCAGTCGTGCCATGGAGCCCCTCTCGTGGGTGTCAGCTGCTGTGGACGCCCAGCTCGTGGAGGGAGTAGCCCCAGTCGGTGCCCCGGTCCAGGCCCTGGACGCGCACATAGCGGGCCGGGGTGCCGGTGAATCTGGCCGTGTCCAGGCCGCCGTCGCCGGCCGAGGTGGACCAGGCGGTCCGCCAGGTGGTGCCGTCGGTGGACAGGTCGATCCGGTACGCCCTGCCGTAGGCGCGCTCCCAGTCGAGGGTGACCCTGCCGACCAGGTGGGTGGCGCCGAGGTCGACCGTGAGCCACTGGTCGTCGCTCCAGTCGCTG containing:
- a CDS encoding TetR/AcrR family transcriptional regulator; this translates as MARLPSAERRRQLTEAAIRAMARDGVPRTTTRSIAAEADVSLSVFHYCFDSKQELIESVITTITDHYAGVVKEALRPRTTLEDTVRAGFQAYWDHVRAHPDEHMLTYELTQYALRQPGFEHLARHQYELYAAVYTDLIDQLSATMGLRLRVPVPVLARYLAAMTDGLTLNYLVLGDDAAWTGILDTVTAHVASLVREP